DNA from Gemella massiliensis:
CCGGTCGCAACTGAGAAGTCCCCATATTTTTTTGCACTATGATACGCCCTTAAATCACCTTGTTCGACGAACACCGAATTTTTTACAAATGTTCCATCTAAGTCTGTAACAAACAAATTTTTCATAAACCTATTCCTCCATACCAAGCATATCTTGAATTTCCATTTTTAACACATTTGCGTGAGAACCATAAATAGATTGCATCTGCATATCACTTTCCGCAAATCCCATAGCTCCCAGTTTAGTTGTAATTCTCTCTTGATCTACTAAACTTTTATCTTTAACATTTATTCTTAATCGTGTAATACAAGCATCTACCGCTTCAATATTTTCTGCTCCACCATGTGCTTTTACCAATTCAACAGCTTGCTTGTGAATTCCTTCCGGTGTTTTTTGAACGGTTTCCATAACTTCATCATCACTTGCTGTATTATCCACTTCTTTTGGTGACTCTTCTTTACCGATTGTTGCAATTTCTACACCCAGTTTAGCACGTGCTTCTTTTTTATTTGATAATCTCACATCGTCAGTATCTTCACGTCCCGGTGTTTTAAGATCAAATTTAACAATCATAAATCTAAAGACAACGTAGTAGATAAAGAAATATACTATCCCAACAATCGGCACTAACCACCAAGCAGTTTTAGGCCCTTGAAGTACACCGTAAATTACCCAGTTAATAAAACCATGTCCTGTAGGTGTCGCAACCCCCGCTCCCAACATGTGCATTACAAATAGTGCTGACCCCGCTAAGAATGCGTGTACGATATAAAGGATAGGTGCTACAAATAAAAATGTAAACTCAATTGGTTCTGTAATACCGGTTAAGAATGATGTCCCTGCTGCTGCAAATAATAATGAACCTACCATTTTACGTTTTTTAGGATCGGCAGTTTTATACATTGCATAAGCTGCACCGGATAAACCGAACATAAAGTAAACGAATTTACCACCGTTAAAACGTGTAATACTTGGGTCAACATGTGTTACATTAGGATCAGCTAATGATGCTAAGTAAGCATTAATTGTCCCAACAACACGTTGTCCACCAATTTCCCATGCTCCTCCAAGTTCTGTAGTACGAACCGGCCAGTTTAAACCGTGATGAAGACCAAACGGAAGTAAAGCACGTTCTACCAATCCGTAAAGAAATGTCCCTATCGGTCCTGATTTCAAAATAAATATTGACAGAACACTAATTCCTCTTTGTACCGGCGGCCAAACAAAGAATAATCCGGCTGCCACTACCGACATAATTATAATAGTCGCAATCGGTACAAAACGTGGTCCGCTAAAAAATCCGATTACCGTTGGAAGTTGTACTTTAACCGCCCATTTATGAACGAAGTAAACAACAATACCGACGATAATACCACCGAATACGCTAAGATCCATTGTTTGAATACCAAGAACTTTTGTCTGCATGGCATTTGACAATGCCAATTTAGCCTCATTGCTTGATAATTTACTGGTATCAACTAGTTTATGACTTTGTACAAGTAGGAAGTTTAGTACATAATGTAAAACGATAAATCCTAATAATCCTGATAAAGCAGCTGAACCTTTTTCACGTTTAGCAAGCCCTACCGCTACTCCTACTGCAAAAATTATCGGTAAGTTATTAAATGCCGTATCCCCAAGCACAATTAAAAATTTCATAATAAATTGAATAATATCATTTTTTAATGCCGGAAACATTTTTAAAGTGTTTGAATTACTGAATGCAGTCCCAATACCTTTAATTATCCCTGCACCGGGAAGTACAGATACCGGTAATAAGAATGAACGTCCGAATTGCTCAAAAGCGGAAACGAACTTATTTTTTTTCTTTGCCATTACTTTCTTCTCCTTTTTAAAATTATATGTATATATTATAACAAATCTGAAAACGATTTTTCTCATCTTGCTTAAAAGTTACTTTCATTGTATTTTTTTACTATTTAGGTAATATTTTACTAATCATCTTTTAAACTTGATACAATCGCTTTCCTTTTCATTATTTTTATGTTATTATACTTTATAATAATCACAATGAAAAATTTAGTAAATTTTACTCAAAGGAGTGAATTATGTTTTTTAATAACTTAAAAGAAAATTACGATAAATTATCTATCTCCGAACAACAAGCAATAGACTATTTAATGAAACAAGATAATATTGAGTACGTCACGTTAAAAGAAATTGGACAAGCAGTCTTAGTTTCTTCATCAACCATTATCCGTGCTTGTAAAAAACTCGGCTATAACACATTTATTGATTTAAAATATGATTTGAGAACAAGCAAAGAATTATCCAAAAGCGAAAATTCATCCACTTCCAACTTCGTTCAATTAAAGGAACAACTAAGCGTTGAATTTGGACGTACCATGTCTATCTTAAATCAAAAAGATTTTGAGATATTTTCGGATATTATTATAAAATCCCGCAGAATTTTTTGTGTCGGTAGTGGTTCCAGTTATATGGTTATGAGCGATTTCAATAGAAAGCTCAAACTTATCAATCTCTGGTCTAACGATTATTTCGAACATTATTCTATAAAACGCATATCCGATATTTCAACAAACAAAGATGTTATTTTGGTATTTTCTTTAGGAGGAAATACCGAGATTATCAACGACAGCCTTCTAGAAGCAAAACAAAACGGAACAACCATTCTTTCAATAACCAGCTTGTCTAACAGCCCCCTCGCTAAAATAAGCGACCATGTTATAAAAGTCTATGACGCACCTAAAACCAGAAAAAAAATCCGCTCTCGCCTTATGTTAAATGTTGTCGGAATTATTCTTTTTGAAACA
Protein-coding regions in this window:
- a CDS encoding PTS transporter subunit EIIC; protein product: MAKKKNKFVSAFEQFGRSFLLPVSVLPGAGIIKGIGTAFSNSNTLKMFPALKNDIIQFIMKFLIVLGDTAFNNLPIIFAVGVAVGLAKREKGSAALSGLLGFIVLHYVLNFLLVQSHKLVDTSKLSSNEAKLALSNAMQTKVLGIQTMDLSVFGGIIVGIVVYFVHKWAVKVQLPTVIGFFSGPRFVPIATIIIMSVVAAGLFFVWPPVQRGISVLSIFILKSGPIGTFLYGLVERALLPFGLHHGLNWPVRTTELGGAWEIGGQRVVGTINAYLASLADPNVTHVDPSITRFNGGKFVYFMFGLSGAAYAMYKTADPKKRKMVGSLLFAAAGTSFLTGITEPIEFTFLFVAPILYIVHAFLAGSALFVMHMLGAGVATPTGHGFINWVIYGVLQGPKTAWWLVPIVGIVYFFIYYVVFRFMIVKFDLKTPGREDTDDVRLSNKKEARAKLGVEIATIGKEESPKEVDNTASDDEVMETVQKTPEGIHKQAVELVKAHGGAENIEAVDACITRLRINVKDKSLVDQERITTKLGAMGFAESDMQMQSIYGSHANVLKMEIQDMLGMEE
- a CDS encoding MurR/RpiR family transcriptional regulator, with translation MFFNNLKENYDKLSISEQQAIDYLMKQDNIEYVTLKEIGQAVLVSSSTIIRACKKLGYNTFIDLKYDLRTSKELSKSENSSTSNFVQLKEQLSVEFGRTMSILNQKDFEIFSDIIIKSRRIFCVGSGSSYMVMSDFNRKLKLINLWSNDYFEHYSIKRISDISTNKDVILVFSLGGNTEIINDSLLEAKQNGTTILSITSLSNSPLAKISDHVIKVYDAPKTRKKIRSRLMLNVVGIILFETIVNTMSPGQYIID